A single region of the Duganella sp. BuS-21 genome encodes:
- a CDS encoding porin has translation MKPVLATFALIAPLAAMAQTEVYGTLDAGVVAERGCHKECANVKLDSGIASASRLGVRGREDIGNGTSAVYALEAGILNDTGASDQNGRLFGRQAYVGLDGPLGLVTMGRQYNLVYETLTDVADPFHGGMAGSAANLVGYTTKRYDNTVKYKSPRSRSGLVGSVIYAFGESPFNSRVNRAYGATLGFEKGRFNLSLTHQRKENMLDATGSTPPVDQSARNSLVAANFDFGRWVGYAAYGHSRGDAGTQWDETNPYGAVAQRYPSTKSRDVLVGVAVPMGGATTLLASYIRKDDQGLADLDAGQLAIGASYAMSKRTNMYASFAKIQNRNGASYTVGNASNRGNGDRAINLGLRHSF, from the coding sequence ATGAAACCTGTACTCGCTACGTTTGCTTTGATCGCCCCGCTGGCCGCCATGGCCCAGACGGAGGTGTATGGCACACTCGATGCCGGCGTGGTGGCTGAACGCGGTTGCCATAAGGAGTGCGCCAACGTCAAGCTCGACAGCGGCATCGCCAGCGCTTCACGCCTGGGTGTGCGCGGACGTGAAGATATCGGCAACGGCACGTCGGCGGTCTACGCGCTGGAAGCCGGCATCCTCAACGATACCGGCGCCTCCGACCAGAACGGCCGGCTGTTCGGCCGTCAGGCCTATGTCGGACTGGACGGGCCGCTCGGGTTGGTGACGATGGGCCGTCAGTACAACCTCGTGTATGAAACCTTGACCGACGTGGCCGATCCTTTCCACGGCGGCATGGCGGGTAGCGCCGCCAACCTGGTCGGCTACACCACCAAGCGCTACGACAATACGGTCAAGTATAAGTCGCCGCGCTCGCGCAGCGGTCTGGTGGGATCGGTGATCTATGCCTTCGGCGAGTCGCCGTTCAACAGCCGGGTCAATCGCGCGTATGGCGCCACGCTGGGCTTTGAGAAGGGCAGGTTCAATCTGAGCCTGACGCATCAACGCAAGGAGAATATGCTGGACGCCACCGGCTCGACGCCGCCCGTCGATCAATCGGCGCGCAACTCGTTGGTGGCGGCCAATTTCGACTTTGGCCGCTGGGTCGGTTACGCGGCCTACGGCCACAGCCGGGGCGATGCCGGCACGCAGTGGGATGAAACCAATCCTTACGGCGCGGTGGCGCAGCGCTATCCGTCCACCAAAAGCCGCGACGTGCTGGTCGGCGTGGCCGTGCCGATGGGCGGAGCCACGACCTTGCTGGCTTCCTATATCCGCAAGGACGATCAGGGCCTGGCCGATCTCGACGCCGGCCAGCTCGCCATCGGCGCCAGCTATGCGATGTCGAAGCGCACCAATATGTACGCCTCCTTCGCCAAAATCCAGAACCGCAACGGCGCCAGCTACACCGTTGGCAATGCCAGCAATCGCGGCAACGGCGACCGCGCCATCAATCTCGGCCTGCGCCACTCCTTCTGA
- a CDS encoding DUF3617 domain-containing protein, producing the protein MKRLLLTLAILAAVPTSAQSPSIKPGLWELHNKVKTGNAQTDQAMSMAMAQLAAMPPEQRAQMEALMARNGVSMPKASGDGGIALTACVTPEMAARKELPLNQQGKCSATQEQVPGGLNLAFTCTDPASSGKGQIRFSSDSAYTMTMNVIKHSGAGPQTATVESSGRWLSATCPAKPK; encoded by the coding sequence ATGAAACGTCTATTGCTCACGCTGGCCATCCTGGCTGCTGTACCCACCTCCGCACAATCCCCGTCCATCAAGCCCGGCCTGTGGGAACTCCATAACAAGGTCAAGACCGGCAACGCCCAAACCGACCAGGCCATGAGCATGGCGATGGCGCAACTGGCAGCCATGCCGCCCGAGCAGCGCGCGCAAATGGAAGCGCTGATGGCGCGCAATGGCGTCTCCATGCCCAAGGCCAGCGGCGACGGTGGCATCGCCCTCACCGCCTGCGTGACGCCGGAGATGGCTGCGCGCAAGGAGCTACCGCTCAATCAGCAAGGCAAGTGCAGCGCCACGCAGGAACAGGTGCCAGGCGGACTGAACCTCGCCTTCACCTGCACCGATCCGGCATCCAGCGGCAAGGGCCAGATCCGCTTCAGCAGCGACAGCGCCTACACCATGACCATGAATGTAATCAAGCACAGCGGCGCGGGTCCGCAAACCGCCACGGTCGAATCGAGCGGGCGCTGGCTGAGCGCGACCTGCCCGGCCAAGCCCAAATAA
- a CDS encoding lmo0937 family membrane protein — protein sequence MLYTIAVVLLILWLLGLVTSYTIGGFIHILLVVAIIMVLLRLISGRGV from the coding sequence ATGCTTTACACCATCGCTGTAGTTCTGCTCATCCTGTGGCTGCTGGGCCTGGTAACGTCCTACACCATTGGCGGCTTCATCCACATCCTGCTGGTAGTCGCCATCATCATGGTACTGCTGCGTCTGATTAGCGGACGCGGCGTCTAG
- a CDS encoding glycine zipper 2TM domain-containing protein: MDTQHKSGTHPVMVIAAVAVVLFCGVGSAALLGWLPSSNATVPTQVSGMPPTASTSSSAALTPTSAEPAVAQQGRGQGQMSEPVARQAPCTSCGVVESVRSVEHRPQSSGVGAVGGAVLGGLLGNQVGSGHGRQAATVVGAVGGAVAGNHIEGNMKTTHTWDIVVRMDNGSKRTFHHTTQPSWRSGDAVRVVQGQLRSAD, from the coding sequence ATGGACACCCAACACAAGTCAGGCACCCATCCCGTTATGGTCATCGCCGCCGTCGCCGTCGTCTTGTTCTGCGGCGTAGGCAGCGCAGCGCTGCTGGGCTGGCTGCCAAGCTCCAACGCCACCGTTCCCACCCAAGTGAGCGGCATGCCGCCGACGGCATCGACGTCCTCGTCGGCAGCGCTGACGCCCACCTCTGCCGAACCTGCGGTGGCGCAGCAAGGCCGGGGGCAGGGCCAGATGTCGGAACCGGTCGCCCGCCAGGCGCCCTGCACCAGCTGCGGCGTGGTGGAATCGGTGCGCTCGGTTGAACACCGTCCGCAAAGCAGCGGCGTCGGCGCGGTAGGCGGCGCGGTGCTGGGTGGCCTGCTGGGCAACCAGGTCGGCAGCGGCCATGGCCGCCAAGCCGCCACGGTGGTCGGGGCGGTCGGCGGCGCGGTCGCCGGCAATCATATCGAAGGCAATATGAAGACCACGCACACCTGGGACATCGTGGTGCGCATGGATAACGGCAGCAAGCGCACCTTCCACCATACGACCCAACCATCGTGGCGCTCCGGCGACGCGGTGCGCGTCGTCCAAGGCCAGCTGCGTTCGGCCGACTAA
- a CDS encoding Crp/Fnr family transcriptional regulator produces MHTSSLHTTDDRALPRLANNRLLASLPDDDQLQLAEKCETVRVENGQLLSEPGEEIRYVYFPIDCLISLLGVAEGRMTLEIGSLGREGMLGASVVLGHELAQVRAVVQRSGRVYRLAVGDFVTEFYRMESLRRLVHRYTDGMLAQAIQIAVCSRFHVLEARLARSLLITRDRLRSDKFHLTHEFLAHALGVRRVGVTKAASALQQQKLITYSRGNIEILDSTGLEAVSCHCYDLFKEK; encoded by the coding sequence ATGCATACCTCCAGCCTACATACCACCGACGACCGCGCGCTGCCCCGCCTGGCGAACAACCGCCTGTTGGCCAGCCTGCCGGACGACGACCAGCTCCAGCTCGCGGAAAAATGCGAAACGGTCCGTGTGGAAAACGGCCAGTTGCTGTCGGAGCCGGGCGAGGAAATCCGCTATGTATATTTCCCTATCGATTGCCTGATCTCGTTGCTCGGTGTGGCGGAAGGCCGCATGACGCTGGAGATCGGTTCGCTGGGACGCGAGGGCATGCTTGGCGCGTCGGTGGTGCTGGGGCACGAACTGGCGCAGGTGAGGGCGGTGGTGCAGCGTTCGGGCCGTGTTTATCGTCTGGCCGTCGGCGACTTCGTCACCGAGTTTTATCGCATGGAATCGCTGCGCCGCCTGGTCCATCGTTACACCGACGGCATGCTGGCGCAAGCCATCCAGATCGCTGTGTGCAGCCGCTTCCATGTACTGGAGGCGCGTCTGGCGCGTTCGCTGCTGATCACGCGCGACCGCCTGCGATCGGACAAATTTCACCTTACCCACGAGTTTCTCGCCCATGCCCTGGGCGTGCGCCGGGTAGGCGTCACCAAGGCAGCCAGTGCGCTGCAACAGCAAAAGCTGATCACCTACAGCCGCGGCAATATCGAGATCCTCGATTCGACGGGACTGGAAGCCGTCTCCTGTCATTGCTACGATCTGTTCAAGGAAAAGTAA
- a CDS encoding glycine zipper 2TM domain-containing protein: protein MNNIKRIAATAAVVAATVGLSACANMSGQDKNTAIGAGVGAVAGSVLTGGSAVGAVGGAAVGGVIGNQVQKPPR from the coding sequence ATGAACAACATCAAGCGTATCGCAGCAACGGCCGCCGTCGTGGCAGCCACCGTCGGTCTGAGCGCATGTGCCAACATGTCGGGTCAGGACAAGAACACCGCCATCGGCGCGGGCGTGGGTGCGGTGGCCGGCTCGGTCCTGACCGGCGGCAGCGCAGTCGGCGCAGTGGGCGGCGCGGCCGTTGGCGGCGTGATCGGCAACCAGGTGCAAAAGCCACCACGTTGA
- a CDS encoding AsmA family protein yields the protein MALPRRTRIALAASAIVLAAPVAAIVALSTVDWERARPWLNDKIGAAIDRPFEVRGPLALDWRRQDSWLPQPHLVARDVHIGNPRGMQAPAEMASVGQFAFAIELLPLLRQRIVVPELRFDNPALLLQRDADGRHNWNFKHHDQPSVWTLEVRRVVFAKGTVHYIDAMAHLDASATIDTIDDPRYGVTWQLRGKWNQQDVSGGGKAGAVLSLQQQTAPYPLAAHLNVGGTSISFDGTLTKPAALTALDMRLKLSGPSMARLYGLTGVLLPETPPFVTEGHLTGNLGQHASHWVYDQFTGKVGQSDIAGKLDFKSGQAQARPLLSGNVQSKLLQVSDLGPLIGADSKASKEARGADALQPGNRVLPVETFRTERWTAIDADVNFKAARITRDKDLPIHNLDTQIHMKDGVLALTPLNFDIAGGRFTSTIMLDGSGKINPHAIRAELKADASKLQLKQLFPGIDGMQATVGEVNAGVSLSATGNSVASLLGSSSGELKGVVNQGSVSKLLLEAMGLNIGSVVLTKISGDKQVKLNCMVTDFAVTNGLMKTRLFVVDTADARIDIGGTVNLGNEKLDLVLRPDAKSMRVLSLRAPIYLRGTFKQAEISIDRGTLALRAGGALALAAVAPVAAIVPLMSTAPRETSGCQALIAQGGGKPSAPRPR from the coding sequence ATGGCCCTCCCGCGTCGTACCCGTATTGCCCTGGCCGCCAGCGCCATCGTGCTGGCGGCGCCAGTCGCCGCCATTGTCGCGCTCAGCACGGTGGACTGGGAGCGGGCGCGGCCGTGGCTCAACGACAAGATCGGTGCGGCGATCGACCGCCCGTTCGAGGTTCGCGGCCCACTCGCGCTGGACTGGCGTCGACAGGACAGCTGGCTGCCGCAGCCGCATCTGGTGGCGCGCGACGTTCATATCGGCAATCCGCGCGGCATGCAGGCGCCGGCCGAGATGGCCAGCGTCGGCCAGTTCGCGTTTGCCATCGAGCTGTTGCCGCTGCTGCGCCAGCGCATCGTGGTGCCGGAACTGCGCTTCGACAATCCTGCCCTGCTGCTGCAGCGCGACGCCGACGGCCGCCACAACTGGAACTTCAAGCACCACGACCAGCCCTCGGTGTGGACGCTGGAGGTGCGCCGCGTGGTGTTCGCCAAAGGCACGGTGCACTACATCGACGCCATGGCTCACCTCGACGCCAGCGCTACCATCGACACCATCGACGACCCTCGCTACGGCGTGACCTGGCAGTTGCGCGGCAAATGGAACCAGCAGGACGTCAGCGGCGGCGGCAAGGCCGGCGCGGTGCTGTCGCTGCAGCAGCAGACCGCGCCCTACCCGCTTGCGGCCCACCTCAACGTCGGCGGCACCAGCATCAGCTTCGACGGCACGCTGACCAAGCCGGCGGCGCTGACGGCGCTCGACATGCGGCTCAAGCTGTCCGGTCCGAGCATGGCGCGGCTGTACGGCCTGACCGGTGTGCTGCTGCCGGAAACGCCGCCCTTCGTCACCGAGGGCCATTTGACCGGCAACCTGGGCCAGCACGCCAGCCACTGGGTCTACGACCAGTTCACCGGCAAGGTCGGCCAGAGCGACATCGCCGGCAAGCTCGACTTCAAGAGCGGCCAGGCCCAAGCGCGCCCGCTGCTGAGCGGGAACGTGCAATCGAAGCTGCTGCAGGTGTCCGACCTCGGCCCGTTGATCGGCGCCGATTCCAAGGCCAGCAAGGAAGCGCGCGGCGCTGACGCGCTACAGCCGGGCAACCGCGTGCTGCCGGTGGAAACCTTCCGCACCGAACGCTGGACCGCGATCGACGCCGACGTCAACTTCAAGGCCGCGCGCATCACGCGCGACAAGGACCTGCCGATCCATAATCTGGATACGCAGATCCACATGAAGGACGGCGTGCTGGCGCTGACGCCGCTGAATTTCGACATCGCCGGCGGCCGCTTCACCTCCACCATCATGCTCGACGGCAGCGGCAAGATCAATCCGCACGCCATCCGCGCCGAACTGAAGGCCGATGCCAGCAAGCTGCAGCTCAAGCAGCTGTTCCCCGGCATCGACGGCATGCAGGCAACAGTCGGTGAAGTCAACGCCGGCGTCTCGCTGTCGGCCACCGGCAATTCGGTGGCCAGCCTGCTCGGTTCCTCGAGCGGCGAGCTGAAGGGCGTGGTCAACCAGGGCAGCGTCAGCAAGCTGCTGCTGGAAGCCATGGGCCTGAACATCGGCAGCGTGGTGCTGACCAAGATTTCGGGCGACAAGCAGGTCAAGCTCAACTGCATGGTGACCGATTTTGCCGTCACCAACGGCCTGATGAAGACGCGTTTGTTCGTGGTGGACACGGCCGATGCCCGCATCGACATCGGTGGCACTGTCAACCTCGGCAACGAGAAACTCGACCTGGTGCTGCGGCCGGACGCCAAGAGCATGCGCGTGCTGTCGCTGCGCGCGCCCATCTATCTGCGCGGCACTTTCAAGCAAGCCGAGATCAGCATCGACAGGGGCACGCTGGCCCTGCGCGCAGGCGGCGCCCTGGCCTTGGCGGCAGTGGCGCCGGTGGCCGCCATCGTGCCGCTGATGAGCACAGCTCCGCGCGAGACCTCGGGCTGCCAGGCCTTGATCGCCCAAGGCGGCGGCAAGCCCAGCGCACCGCGCCCGCGCTGA
- a CDS encoding DUF4398 domain-containing protein — translation MRNLNTQWQMMAGIALLVGLSGCASDKTPATAGVAVSREAIAAATSAGAADLAPAEMQSAREKLMRANQALAAKDYKTAQDLAVQAQADAQLAQSKANSAKATTAADELQQNIRLLREELQRANATSQQ, via the coding sequence ATGAGGAACTTAAACACCCAATGGCAGATGATGGCTGGTATCGCATTGTTGGTCGGCCTGAGCGGCTGCGCCAGCGACAAAACCCCGGCCACGGCCGGCGTTGCCGTCTCCCGTGAAGCGATCGCCGCCGCCACCAGTGCCGGCGCCGCCGATCTGGCGCCGGCAGAAATGCAATCGGCGCGCGAAAAGCTGATGCGCGCCAATCAGGCGCTGGCCGCCAAGGATTACAAAACCGCCCAGGACCTGGCGGTGCAAGCGCAGGCCGATGCCCAGCTGGCGCAAAGCAAGGCCAATTCGGCCAAGGCCACCACCGCAGCCGACGAGCTGCAACAAAATATCCGTCTGCTGCGCGAAGAACTGCAGCGCGCCAACGCCACCAGCCAACAATAA
- a CDS encoding OmpA family protein, producing the protein MKKFILLPAAFAVSVMFAACSTTPTTTGQLDQARSDFAVAQSNPSVAANAPLEFKAAADALDRANAAAAKKESLDEIDKLAYVAKQKIATAQEVAKGKQAESEVANAARQRDEVRLQARTAEANNARASADRARTAAEQAKADADAARAQADAATNSARDEAAKNAALQQQLADLQAKQTERGIIITLSDVLFNVDRAELSAEGQRTAQKIADVLMQEPQSVVLVEGFTDSTGTSNHNLELSQRRAESVRAALIGMGVPAAKVATRGYGEAYPVASNSDAGSRQLNRRVEIVLSQNGAPIANRR; encoded by the coding sequence ATGAAAAAATTCATTCTTCTGCCAGCCGCTTTTGCCGTCTCCGTCATGTTCGCCGCTTGCAGCACCACGCCGACCACCACCGGTCAGCTGGATCAGGCGCGTAGCGACTTCGCCGTCGCCCAAAGCAATCCATCCGTGGCCGCCAACGCGCCGCTGGAATTCAAGGCCGCCGCCGACGCGCTGGACCGCGCCAACGCTGCCGCCGCGAAAAAGGAAAGCCTGGACGAGATCGACAAGCTGGCCTACGTGGCCAAGCAAAAGATCGCCACCGCGCAGGAAGTCGCCAAAGGCAAGCAGGCGGAATCCGAAGTGGCCAACGCCGCCCGTCAGCGCGATGAAGTGCGCCTGCAGGCTCGTACCGCCGAAGCAAACAATGCCCGCGCCAGCGCTGACCGCGCCCGTACCGCAGCTGAACAAGCCAAGGCCGACGCCGACGCCGCCCGTGCGCAAGCCGACGCCGCCACCAATTCGGCGCGCGATGAAGCCGCCAAAAACGCCGCTCTGCAACAGCAACTGGCCGATCTGCAGGCCAAGCAGACCGAACGCGGCATCATCATCACCCTGAGCGATGTGCTGTTCAATGTCGACCGCGCCGAACTGAGCGCCGAAGGCCAGCGCACCGCGCAAAAAATCGCCGACGTGCTGATGCAGGAACCGCAAAGCGTGGTGCTGGTGGAAGGCTTCACCGACAGCACCGGCACCTCGAACCACAACCTGGAGCTGTCGCAGCGCCGCGCCGAATCGGTGCGCGCCGCCCTGATCGGCATGGGCGTGCCGGCCGCCAAGGTGGCCACGCGCGGCTATGGCGAAGCGTATCCGGTTGCCAGCAACTCGGACGCCGGCAGCCGCCAGCTCAACCGTCGTGTGGAGATCGTGCTGTCGCAGAACGGCGCACCGATCGCCAACCGCCGCTAA